From the Cucurbita pepo subsp. pepo cultivar mu-cu-16 chromosome LG05, ASM280686v2, whole genome shotgun sequence genome, one window contains:
- the LOC111795124 gene encoding glucose-1-phosphate adenylyltransferase large subunit 1-like — CLNHNGFYGEKVRGSLDNNALFNRLAKSLKSENKALKLTSNGAASVVATLNITKEAASIQAPPFHTVKVNPKNVASIILGGGAGTHLFPLTRRLATPAVPVGGCYRLIDIPMSNCLNSGINKIFVLTQFNSASLNRHISRTYFGNGVNFGEGFVEVLAATQTPGKSGMYWFQGTADAVRQFIWVFEDAKNRNVENILILAGDHMYRMDYMDFVQNHVDRNADISISCAPVDDSRASDYGLVKLDSRGRIIQFSEKPKGAHLNAMRVDTTSLGLSREEALKSPYIASMGVYVFKTDVLLNLLKWRYPTSNDFGSEIIPAAVKEHNVQAFVFRDYWEDIGTIRTFYEANLALTEEFPKFEFYDPKTPFYTSPRFLPPTKIDKCQIVDAIISHGCFLRECSIQHSVIGERSRLDYGVELQDTIMMGADNYQTELEIAALLAEGKVPIGIGQNTKIRNCIIDKNVKIGKDVVIMNKEGVEEADRPEHGFYVRSGITIIMEKATIKDGTVI, encoded by the exons TGTCTGAATCATAATGGATTTTATGGGGAGAAAGTTAGAGGAAGTTTGGATAATAATGCTTTGTTTAATCGCTTAGCAAAGAGTTTGAAATCTGAGAATAAAGCTTTGAAGCTCACCTCTAATGGTGCTGCTTCTGTTGTTGCTACACTAAATATTACCAAGGAGGCTGCG AGCATTCAAGCTCCACCGTTTCATACAGTCAAAGTTAACCCCAAGAATGTTGCTTCGATCATATTGGGAGGAGGTGCTGGGACTCATCTGTTTCCCCTTACTAGAAGATTGGCCACACCTGCT GTTCCAGTTGGAGGATGCTATAGGCTTATAGATATTCCAATGAGCAACTGCCTCAACAGTGGGATCAACAAAATTTTTGTGCTTACCCAGTTCAACTCTGCTTCGTTGAATCGTCATATTTCACGAACGTACTTCGGAAATGGTGTCAACTTTGGAGAAGGATTCGTGGAG GTTCTTGCAGCCACTCAAACACCGGGGAAATCCGGGATGTACTGGTTCCAAGGAACGGCAGATGCTGTGAGACAATTTATTTGGGTGTTCGAG GATGCCAAGAACAGAAATGTCGAAAACATTCTAATTTTGGCAGGGGATCACATGTACAGAATGGACTATATGGACTTTGTGCAG AATCACGTGGATAGAAACGCTGATATTTCAATCTCGTGCGCACCTGTGGACGACAG CCGCGCATCGGACTATGGATTGGTGAAACTCGATAGTAGAGGTCGAATTATCCAGTTTTCGGAGAAGCCAAAGGGTGCCCATTTGAATGCAATG CGAGTAGATACAACTTCATTAGGTTTGTCTCGGGAGGAGGCGTTGAAGTCACCTTACATTGCATCAATGGGCGTTTACGTTTTCAAAACGGACGTTTTGCTAAACCTTTTAAAGTGGAGATATCCTACATCTAACGACTTCGGCTCAGAAATCATTCCTGCAGCTGTAAAGGAGCACAACGTCCAA GCATTTGTATTTAGAGACTATTGGGAGGACATTGGAACAATCAGGACCTTCTATGAAGCAAACTTGGCCCTCACGGAAGAG TTTCCTAAGTTCGAATTTTACGACCCCAAGACGCCGTTCTATACATCGCCTCGATTTTTACCGCCAACCAAGATTGATAAATGTCAG ATTGTTGATGCCATAATCTCACATGGATGCTTTCTGAGAGAATGTAGTATCCAGCATTCGGTAATCGGTGAACGGTCAAGATTAGACTACGGTGTCGAACTTCAG GATACTATAATGATGGGTGCAGACAATTACCAAACTGAACTCGAAATTGCAGCTCTGCTAGCTGAGGGAAAAGTCCCTATTGGGATCGGACAAAACACGAAAATCAG GAACTGCATAATCGATAAGAACGTGAAGATTGGGAAAGACGTCGTCATCATGAACAAAGAA GGCGTGGAAGAAGCAGATCGACCCGAACACGGATTCTATGTTCGGTCGGGAATCACCATTATAATGGAAAAGGCAACAATCAAGGACGGCACGGTCATATAA